Proteins encoded by one window of Candidatus Aegiribacteria sp.:
- a CDS encoding NADP-dependent malic enzyme, whose translation MSFDLTLNNLGDLFPDNFSEEQIAKAKTVFLKELAHRTHSFYKGKMMTVPKAGLYGFNWFNVWYTPGVSKVSTTIRENNEAAYELSNKGNFIGVVSDSTRVLGDGDCTPPGGLGVMEGKAFLMKYLGGVDAVALCIDNRDEDGKPDADKIIDFVKMVQPSFGGINLEDISQPNCFKVLDTLREECDIPVWHDDAQGTGCVTLAGLLGALEVVGKKLEDVRIVFIGAGASNTTIARLIITAGGDPEKMVMFDSKGSLSSDREDIRADKRFYRKWELCQAMNPDKIQTHAEACAGADVLIAVSRPGPGLIPHEWIRSMGRDPIVFACANPVPEIYPYEAKEAGAAIVATGRGDFPNQVNNSLGFPGILKGALLVRAKKITDNMAVAAAKSLSNFARKKGFSPDYIIPTMDEADVFPEEAADVAMQAIKDGVAGLIKTREQVLKEARSDIMESRNLVNRLMEEGFIKEPPMELIEEAVKLAVDSVS comes from the coding sequence ATGAGTTTCGACCTGACACTGAATAACCTTGGCGACCTTTTTCCCGATAACTTTTCCGAGGAACAGATAGCTAAAGCGAAAACCGTTTTTCTGAAGGAACTTGCACACAGAACGCACAGCTTCTACAAGGGAAAGATGATGACCGTTCCCAAGGCAGGGCTGTACGGTTTCAACTGGTTCAACGTCTGGTATACTCCCGGCGTATCAAAGGTTTCAACTACCATTCGTGAAAACAACGAAGCCGCATACGAACTTTCGAACAAGGGTAATTTTATAGGAGTTGTCAGCGATTCCACAAGGGTTCTTGGGGATGGCGACTGTACTCCTCCTGGCGGTCTGGGCGTTATGGAAGGAAAAGCGTTCCTCATGAAATATCTCGGCGGGGTAGATGCAGTGGCACTGTGCATCGACAACCGGGATGAGGATGGGAAGCCGGATGCAGATAAAATCATCGACTTCGTTAAGATGGTTCAGCCAAGCTTCGGCGGAATAAATCTCGAGGATATCTCCCAGCCGAACTGTTTCAAGGTTCTGGATACACTCAGAGAGGAATGCGACATTCCCGTATGGCATGATGATGCTCAGGGAACCGGATGTGTTACACTTGCCGGGCTGCTTGGCGCGCTTGAAGTAGTCGGTAAAAAGCTGGAGGATGTCCGCATTGTATTCATTGGCGCAGGCGCTTCCAACACAACCATAGCCAGACTGATAATAACAGCGGGCGGCGATCCTGAAAAGATGGTTATGTTCGATTCAAAAGGCAGCCTTTCAAGCGACAGGGAAGACATCAGGGCCGATAAACGGTTCTACAGAAAATGGGAACTCTGCCAGGCCATGAATCCTGATAAGATACAGACCCATGCAGAAGCCTGCGCCGGAGCCGATGTTCTGATAGCAGTTTCAAGACCAGGCCCAGGGCTTATTCCCCATGAATGGATAAGATCCATGGGTCGAGATCCCATCGTATTCGCATGCGCCAATCCAGTCCCCGAGATCTACCCCTACGAAGCAAAAGAAGCTGGCGCCGCGATAGTCGCCACAGGGAGGGGAGATTTTCCTAACCAGGTTAATAATTCGCTTGGATTCCCAGGGATTCTGAAGGGTGCTTTGCTGGTGCGGGCAAAGAAGATCACGGATAACATGGCCGTTGCCGCGGCGAAATCTCTCTCTAATTTCGCCAGGAAAAAAGGATTCAGCCCGGATTACATTATTCCGACTATGGATGAAGCGGATGTTTTTCCGGAAGAAGCCGCCGATGTGGCCATGCAGGCCATAAAGGATGGTGTTGCTGGATTGATAAAAACAAGGGAACAGGTTCTGAAGGAAGCAAGATCAGACATTATGGAATCCAGAAACCTGGTTAACAGGCTTATGGAGGAAGGTTTCATAAAGGAACCGCCGATGGAACTCATTGAGGAAGCCGTAAAGCTGGCGGTTGATTCTGTAAGCTGA
- the sucC gene encoding ADP-forming succinate--CoA ligase subunit beta, translating to MKLEEFQAKRLFMDYGIPAPEGVMVTTAEEARSAAEKIGCPVVIKAQVQAGGRGKAGGVKLAGTPAEAYMASESILGMDIKGFKVERLLVDPAVSISGEYYVGITIDRRKKLPVMMVSASGGMDIEKVAAETPELIFFQEINPERGLRSFEAKQLAFRLFNDKKKAMAAASIMVKLWKCFHDVDASLAEINPLAELKDGSIIALDAKIVLDDNAIFKHPVMEELRLPTPSEKKELDAKSHGLSYVQLEGEIGCMVNGAGLAMATMDVIKHLGGTPANFLDIGGSSSPEKVIHAMELLVSDDKVTAIFINVFGGITRCDDVANGLVAALQEIKTDLPLVVRLTGTNEEEGIKILSDFGITAMKDMTKGAREAIRLAKEGGGNL from the coding sequence ATGAAACTCGAAGAATTTCAGGCAAAGAGATTGTTCATGGATTACGGTATCCCCGCACCTGAAGGAGTAATGGTAACCACGGCTGAGGAAGCCAGAAGCGCTGCCGAAAAAATCGGATGTCCGGTGGTTATCAAGGCGCAGGTTCAGGCAGGAGGCAGAGGTAAGGCAGGAGGAGTGAAACTTGCCGGAACGCCGGCGGAAGCCTACATGGCATCTGAATCCATACTTGGTATGGATATAAAGGGTTTTAAGGTTGAGAGGCTGCTTGTTGACCCGGCGGTATCCATATCAGGCGAGTACTACGTTGGCATCACAATTGACAGAAGGAAGAAACTCCCGGTTATGATGGTCTCCGCATCGGGCGGGATGGATATCGAGAAGGTGGCCGCGGAAACACCGGAGCTGATATTTTTCCAGGAGATCAATCCTGAGAGGGGGCTTCGTTCTTTCGAAGCGAAACAGCTTGCATTCAGATTGTTCAACGATAAGAAAAAGGCCATGGCGGCAGCTTCAATAATGGTGAAACTTTGGAAGTGTTTTCATGATGTTGATGCTTCTCTGGCAGAGATAAATCCCCTTGCTGAACTCAAGGACGGTTCAATCATCGCTCTTGATGCTAAGATAGTTCTTGATGACAATGCGATATTCAAGCATCCTGTGATGGAAGAACTGCGGCTCCCCACACCCTCAGAGAAAAAAGAACTCGACGCGAAAAGCCATGGATTGAGTTATGTGCAGCTTGAGGGAGAAATAGGCTGCATGGTCAATGGCGCGGGTCTGGCCATGGCAACCATGGATGTGATAAAGCATCTTGGAGGCACACCGGCCAATTTCCTCGACATTGGGGGAAGTTCAAGCCCTGAGAAAGTTATTCATGCAATGGAGCTTCTTGTCTCGGATGATAAAGTAACAGCCATATTCATAAATGTTTTTGGTGGTATTACCCGATGTGATGATGTCGCGAACGGCCTGGTTGCAGCACTTCAGGAAATCAAAACAGATCTTCCCCTTGTTGTTCGACTTACCGGAACCAACGAGGAGGAAGGAATCAAAATCCTTTCCGATTTTGGGATTACGGCAATGAAGGATATGACAAAGGGAGCCAGGGAAGCCATCCGTCTTGCGAAAGAGGGAGGGGGAAACTTATGA
- a CDS encoding Fe-S-containing hydro-lyase, with protein sequence MKTVELRTPLDEKQISELESGDKVFLSGEIYTARDAAHKRLVALVEEGKELPFDLRGAVIYYVGPAPSRPGQVMNSAGPTTSYRMDVFTPLLLEHGLKGSIGKGPRSMEVRDSMVKNKGIYFAAVGGAAAGIASSVKEAEVIAYEDLGPEAVRRLIVERMPLFVVNDTRGNDLFEAGVAEYRREE encoded by the coding sequence TTGAAAACGGTTGAATTGAGAACTCCCCTGGATGAAAAGCAGATATCAGAACTTGAATCCGGGGACAAGGTGTTCCTTTCCGGTGAGATATACACCGCTCGGGATGCTGCACACAAAAGGCTTGTTGCTCTGGTCGAGGAAGGAAAGGAACTTCCCTTTGATCTCCGGGGAGCAGTTATCTATTATGTAGGCCCTGCCCCCTCAAGACCGGGGCAGGTAATGAATTCCGCCGGCCCCACAACAAGTTACAGAATGGATGTATTTACTCCCCTTCTCCTTGAGCACGGACTGAAAGGCTCTATAGGAAAGGGACCCAGATCCATGGAAGTCCGGGATTCGATGGTAAAAAACAAAGGTATTTACTTTGCTGCCGTGGGAGGAGCCGCGGCTGGAATAGCTTCTTCAGTCAAGGAAGCAGAAGTTATTGCCTACGAAGATCTTGGCCCGGAAGCCGTAAGAAGGCTGATCGTTGAAAGGATGCCTCTGTTTGTGGTCAACGATACCAGGGGTAACGATCTGTTCGAGGCCGGAGTGGCAGAGTACCGTCGCGAGGAATAA
- the sucD gene encoding succinate--CoA ligase subunit alpha, producing the protein MSILLDKNTRVMVQGLGRDGSFHAEQMALYGTNVVAGVHPGKGGSSFQDFPVFNTAKEAVRETGAECSVIFVPAPFAGDAILAGANAGIKLVVAVSEGIPVLDMSKIVRELDGLGTGLIGPNSPGLISPDKSKVGIMPGSIFKRGSVGVISRSGTLTYEVVNQLSLAGYGQSTAIGMGGDPIVGMKYNDYLERFENDAETELIVIVGEIGGTDEQDAAAFVKNGITKPVVGYIVGRSAPPGKRMGHAGAIISGADSTVDAKVAVLKENGIPVADTVEQIVDLVGDGLGGKN; encoded by the coding sequence ATGAGCATACTTCTGGACAAGAATACCAGGGTAATGGTACAGGGTCTTGGCCGTGATGGATCTTTCCATGCGGAACAGATGGCACTGTACGGAACTAATGTGGTCGCGGGAGTTCACCCGGGAAAAGGCGGCAGCAGTTTTCAGGATTTCCCTGTATTCAACACCGCAAAGGAAGCAGTGAGGGAAACCGGAGCTGAATGTTCTGTTATTTTCGTTCCCGCCCCCTTCGCGGGCGATGCCATTCTTGCCGGAGCCAACGCTGGAATAAAGCTTGTTGTGGCAGTAAGTGAAGGTATACCGGTTCTTGACATGTCGAAAATTGTGAGGGAACTCGATGGGCTGGGCACAGGTCTTATCGGTCCTAACAGCCCCGGCCTGATTTCCCCTGACAAATCAAAGGTTGGAATCATGCCCGGAAGCATATTCAAGAGAGGTTCTGTGGGCGTAATTTCCAGAAGTGGAACTTTAACATACGAAGTTGTCAATCAGCTATCACTTGCCGGATACGGTCAGTCAACAGCGATAGGTATGGGAGGAGATCCCATAGTAGGAATGAAATACAACGATTACCTTGAACGTTTTGAGAATGACGCGGAAACGGAGCTGATAGTTATCGTCGGAGAGATAGGAGGAACGGACGAACAGGATGCGGCTGCCTTTGTTAAAAACGGTATCACCAAACCTGTGGTGGGCTATATAGTCGGCCGCAGCGCTCCTCCGGGAAAAAGGATGGGGCATGCGGGCGCTATCATCTCAGGCGCTGATAGTACCGTTGATGCAAAGGTTGCGGTTCTAAAAGAGAATGGCATACCTGTTGCGGATACTGTAGAGCAGATTGTTGATCTTGTTGGTGATGGATTGGGAGGAAAAAATTGA
- the gltX gene encoding glutamate--tRNA ligase: protein MTDKEIRTRLAPSPTGDPHVGTAYQALFGYVWAKKNNGSFILRIEDTDRDRSTGESEKAIIDSLKWLGLDWDEGPEIGGPHGPYRQSERLEIYHEYINRLIAEGHAYPCFCSRERLAEVRNERQKAGASSGYDRKCRDIPPEEATKRVEAGEEFTVRMKVPLEGTCVFEDLLRGKIEKDWTSIDDQVIMKADGFPTYHLAVVVDDHLMEISHIIRGEEWINSVPKHVLLYEFFGWEPPVFCHLPLLRNKDKSKLSKRKNPVSIDWYRKTGILPEALLNYLGMMGWHLSDDREKFSLQEMIENFSLEDISLGGPVFDLDKLLWLNGRYIREDFSTNELLDRLVEWGLNKDHFKKILEICKGRMNRLSDWGDLTNHFFNSRIPLSKEELLMKEMDETHSCEILQIILWELEKLDSFSKESIYILFKNLSEKLDIKLKYLTQPLYIAISGKSVSTPLFDTMEILGSDIIRMRIRCAMEELGSLSGKKLKKLEKKYNSLFDNS from the coding sequence ATGACAGACAAAGAAATCAGAACGAGACTTGCCCCGTCACCAACCGGGGATCCTCACGTGGGGACAGCCTATCAGGCCCTTTTCGGATATGTCTGGGCAAAGAAGAACAATGGCAGTTTTATTCTGCGAATCGAGGATACCGACAGAGATCGATCTACAGGAGAATCGGAAAAAGCTATTATTGATTCCCTAAAATGGCTCGGCCTGGATTGGGATGAAGGCCCGGAAATCGGCGGGCCCCACGGCCCTTACAGACAGAGCGAGAGGCTTGAAATCTACCATGAATACATCAACAGGTTGATTGCGGAGGGTCATGCGTATCCCTGTTTCTGCAGCAGGGAACGTCTTGCTGAAGTCCGAAACGAAAGACAGAAAGCCGGCGCGTCCAGCGGCTACGACAGGAAGTGCAGAGACATCCCTCCCGAGGAAGCCACGAAGAGAGTTGAAGCCGGTGAGGAATTCACTGTCAGAATGAAGGTTCCCCTTGAGGGCACGTGCGTGTTTGAGGATCTGCTCCGTGGAAAAATAGAGAAGGACTGGACATCCATTGACGACCAGGTGATAATGAAAGCTGACGGATTTCCAACGTACCATCTCGCGGTAGTAGTTGACGATCACCTTATGGAAATTTCCCATATCATACGGGGAGAGGAGTGGATTAACTCGGTGCCGAAGCATGTCCTTCTTTACGAGTTCTTCGGATGGGAACCGCCCGTGTTCTGTCATCTTCCCCTTCTCCGCAACAAGGATAAAAGTAAGCTTTCCAAGCGGAAAAATCCCGTATCCATAGACTGGTACAGGAAGACAGGCATTCTTCCGGAAGCCCTTCTGAATTATTTAGGGATGATGGGCTGGCACCTTTCGGATGACAGAGAAAAATTCTCCCTTCAGGAGATGATAGAAAATTTCAGTCTTGAGGATATCAGCCTCGGAGGCCCGGTTTTTGATCTTGACAAGCTTCTCTGGCTCAACGGCAGGTATATAAGAGAGGATTTTTCGACAAATGAACTTCTTGACAGGCTTGTTGAGTGGGGACTTAACAAAGATCACTTTAAAAAGATTCTCGAAATCTGCAAGGGCAGAATGAACCGCCTTTCGGACTGGGGAGATCTGACGAATCACTTCTTCAATAGCAGAATTCCCCTCTCAAAGGAAGAATTGCTTATGAAGGAAATGGATGAAACCCACTCGTGCGAAATCCTGCAGATAATTCTCTGGGAACTGGAAAAGCTGGACAGTTTCAGCAAGGAGAGCATCTACATTCTTTTCAAAAACCTCTCCGAGAAGCTGGACATCAAGTTGAAATATCTTACGCAGCCTTTGTATATCGCTATCAGCGGCAAATCCGTTTCAACCCCTCTTTTCGACACGATGGAAATTCTGGGAAGCGATATAATCCGCATGAGAATCAGATGTGCCATGGAAGAACTGGGAAGTCTCTCAGGAAAGAAGCTTAAAAAACTGGAGAA
- a CDS encoding fumarate hydratase gives MRELDVARITEAVKDLSIRTNIYLPDDVKKALRESLEREESPMGKEILQVILDNHDISEKEKMPICQDTGVAIVFLEVGQEVHLVGGALEDAVNEGVRQGYGEGYLRKSMVADPVIKRKNTTDNTPAVIYTRIVPGDQVKIVFAPKGGGAENMSEVRMMTAADGIEGVKNFVVDRVSRSGGNPCPPIVVGVGLGGSFERCAMLAKEALMRTIGEPNPDPVYDEVEKDLLRRINNLGIGPQGLGGRTTALAVHIKMVPCHIASMPVAVNIQCHVSRHGETII, from the coding sequence TTGAGAGAACTTGATGTTGCCAGGATAACGGAAGCGGTGAAGGACCTGAGCATCAGAACCAACATCTATCTTCCGGATGATGTGAAGAAGGCTCTCAGGGAATCACTTGAGAGGGAGGAATCCCCTATGGGGAAAGAGATCCTCCAGGTTATTCTTGATAATCATGATATCTCGGAAAAAGAGAAAATGCCCATATGCCAGGATACCGGAGTGGCTATCGTTTTCCTGGAGGTCGGACAGGAAGTGCATCTCGTCGGAGGTGCTCTGGAGGACGCAGTCAACGAAGGCGTGAGGCAGGGATACGGAGAGGGTTATCTCCGGAAATCGATGGTTGCGGATCCCGTCATTAAAAGGAAGAATACAACGGATAACACTCCGGCCGTTATCTACACAAGAATCGTTCCGGGGGATCAAGTTAAAATCGTCTTTGCCCCTAAAGGCGGCGGGGCTGAGAACATGAGCGAAGTACGCATGATGACGGCTGCCGACGGTATAGAAGGCGTGAAGAATTTCGTGGTTGACAGGGTTTCCAGATCGGGAGGCAATCCCTGCCCTCCGATAGTTGTGGGAGTAGGCCTGGGCGGCAGTTTTGAGAGATGCGCCATGCTTGCGAAGGAAGCTCTCATGAGAACGATAGGCGAACCAAATCCCGATCCGGTTTACGACGAGGTTGAAAAGGATCTTCTAAGGAGAATTAACAACCTGGGAATCGGACCGCAGGGGCTTGGCGGCAGGACCACAGCGCTGGCGGTGCATATAAAAATGGTTCCATGCCATATCGCTTCGATGCCGGTTGCGGTTAACATTCAGTGCCATGTCAGCAGACATGGCGAAACAATTATCTAG